From Cucumis melo cultivar AY chromosome 1, USDA_Cmelo_AY_1.0, whole genome shotgun sequence, a single genomic window includes:
- the LOC103500428 gene encoding homeobox-DDT domain protein RLT3 isoform X1 produces the protein MIFQMNQREAKARKVSKQASSVSADCCGEMAAPIKTHGIGKGLMTVWQATNPDAGNFPAGTIFGGRKFMDVSPVSTSSSEHSLRQGKRPPRQAKVKGRVGSKVQGKRKPLIKTRRVECNEEKSQKQLCYEKCELAWEGIKSQECIDQFAVLVDDEELELRELQARKHIITSCDHFMTNGVNSCSLCKDMLGKFPPNSVKMKQPFGMQPWDSSRDIGKKLFKVFNFLCTYAITLGVCSFTLDEFAESFHDKDSFLLGKVHVALLKLLFCDIEAELSNAYLTPLSKSCKFLALVHSLGSKDFALEVWKKSLNPLTWTEILRQVLVAAGFCSKQDALQKETLSKEMDLVSKYGLQRGTLKGELFIILSEQGNNGMKVSDLIRESKIVDLNVAGTTEELELQICSTLSSDITLFEKISPSAYRLRPSPATMDVDEFQSDTDFGSVDDIAASASICSSSYDSECDSEKLCAQRFKIQKSKNENPTVSTEIDVSHPGEAWLLGLMEDEYSGLSIEEKLNALVALIDLLSYGSSIRPKGTSTSCGIVDYASNIQHYGSGAKIKKSSVRGHNLSRSFLTSSGQLHSASIRYASLENHPIDSATAISKFQENSGSQVKGADKMKNAIYLHSMQSIFLGSDRRYNRYWLFLGPCDASDPGHRRVYFESSEDGHWEVIDTKEALCALLSVLDDRGKREAFLIESLEKRVVFLCEAMSNKRTRNLVSRSFTQSEQSDMDRIRESSYSPVSDVDNSLYQAESTGDTLPLSSAIVIEVKRKGEEEKQSWNRLQEFDSWVWNFFYHALYAVRHGRRSYLDSLARCERCHDLYWRDEKHCKVCHITFELDLNLEERYTIHRATCREKEDDDVFPKHKVLSSQFQALKAGVHAIESIMPEGAMIGAWTKSAHKLWIKRLRRTSSLAELMQVVADFVGAINEDWFCNLPEDPSVRILDTLASFASLPQTTSALAFWLVKLDAFLYCYVWKDLKSC, from the exons ATGATCTTCCAAATGAATCAAAGAGAAGCCAAAGCGAGAAAG GTTTCAAAGCAAGCTAGTTCAGTCTCAGCAGATTGCTGTGGGGAGATGGCTGCTCCGATTAAAACTCATGGTATTGGAAAAGGTCTGATGACAGTTTGGCAGGCAACGAATCCTGATGCTGGGAATTTTCCCGCCGGAACCATTTTTGGTGGCCGAAAATTTATGGATGTATCTCCAGTTTCAACTTCTTCATCTGAACATTCATTGCGGCAAGGGAAACGACCACCACGACAAGCTAAAGTGAAG GGAAGAGTGGGATCCAAAGTACAGGGAAAGAGAAAGCCATTAATTAAAACCAGACGG GTGGAATGTAATGAAGAAAAGAGTCAAAAGCAATTATGCTATGAAAAATGTGAACTGGCTTGGGAAGGAATTAAATCTCAAGAATGCATAGACCAATTTGCTGTACTGGTTGATGATGAAGAGTTGGAGCTAAGAGAGTTGCAAGCAAGAAAACATATTATCACTTCTTGTGATCACTTCATGACCAATGGTGTTAATAGTTGCTCGCTTTGTAAAG aTATGCTGGGCAAGTTTCCTCCAAATTCTGTGAAGATGAAACAACCATTTGGCATGCAACCTTGGGATTCATCTCGAGACATCGGCAAAAAACTATTCAAG GTCTTCAATTTTCTTTGTACATACGCCATAACATTAGGCGTATGCTCCTTCACCCTTGATGAGTTTGCTGAATCATTTCATGACAAG GATTCATTCTTACTTGGAAAGGTTCACGTGGCCCTTCTCAAACTACTATTTTGTGATATTGAGGCAGAACTTAGCAATGCATATTTGACTCCTCTGAGCAAGTCTTGCAAATTTCTTGCATTAGTTCATTCG CTTGGAAGTAAGGATTTTGCTCTTGAGGTATGGAAGAAATCATTGAACCCTTTAACATGGACCGAAATACTACGTCAAGTGTTGGTTGCAGCTGGTTTTTGTTCTAAGCAAGATGCATTGCAGAAGGAAACCCTTTCTAAG GAAATGGACCTTGTGTCTAAATATGGTCTGCAACGTGGGACTTTGAAGGGtgaattatttataattttatcagAGCAAGGAAACAATGGGATGAAGGTTTCTGATTTGATAAGGGAGTCCAAG ATTGTGGATCTGAACGTTGCCGGCACTACTGAAGAACTGGAGCTTCAAATATGTTCCACTTTGTCCAGTGATATAACTTTATTTGAAAAGATATCCCCATCTGCATATCGTCTCCGGCCTAGTCCTGCTACAATGGATGTTGATGAATTTCAGTCGGACACTGATTTTGGTAGTGTAGATGATATAGCAGCTAGTGCGTCAATATGCAGCAGTAGTTATGATTCTGAATGTGATTCAGAGAAATTGTGTGCTCAAAGATTTAAGATTCAGAAATCCAAAAATGAAAACCCAACTGTTTCCACAGAGATTGACGTAAGTCATCCAGGTGAAGCGTGGCTGTTAGGACTGATGGAAGATGAATATTCAGGTTTAAGCATTGAAGAGAAGTTGAATGCATTGGTGGCTTTAATTGATCTTCTTTCTTACGGATCAAGTATTAGGCCAAAG GGTACGTCAACATCTTGTGGCATTGTTGATTATGCTTCCAACATTCAACATTATGGTTCTGGAGCAAAAATAAAGAAGTCTTCTGTCAGGGGACACAACCTGTCAAGGTCATTCTTGACTAGCTCAGGACAATTGCATAGTGCAAGTATCAGATATGCTTCATTGGAAAACCATCCTATTGATTCAGCCACAGCAATCTCCAAGTTCCAAGAGAATTCAGGAAGTCAAGTAAAGGGCGCAGACAAGATGAAAAATGCTATTTACTTGCATTCAATGCAATCTATCTTTTTAGGTTCTGATCGTAGGTATAATAGATATTGGCTTTTTCTTGGTCCTTGTGATGCGTCTGATCCTGGTCATAGGAGGGTTTATTTTGAATCTTCGGAGGATGGGCATTGGGAAGTGATTGATACAAAAGAG GCTTTGTGTGCCTTGTTATCTGTGTTGGATGATAGAGGTAAGCGGGAAGCTTTCCTCATTGAATCTCTGGAGAAGCGTGTCGTATTTCTTTGTGAAGCCATGTCAAATAAGAGAACTAGGAATCTTGTAAGCAGGAGCTTTACGCAATCTGAACAATCTGATATGGACAGGATAAGAGAAAGCAGCTATTCTCCTGTGTCTGATGTTGATAATAGCCTATACCAAGCTGAGTCTACTGGTGATACTTTGCCTTTAAGTAGTGCTATAGTTATTGAAGTTAAAAGaaagggagaagaagaaaagcaaaGCTGGAATCGTCTCCAGGAATTTGATTCATGGGTATGGAATTTCTTCTATCATGCACTTTATGCCGTAAGGCATGGTAGAAGGTCTTATCTTGATTCACTTGCTAGATGTGAACGTTGCCATGATTTGTATTGGAGAGATGAGAAACATTGTAAAGTTTGCCATATTACCTTTGAGCTTGACTTGAACCTGGAGGAAAGATATACCATTCATAGGGCAACTTGTAGAGAAAAAGAGGATGATGATGTATTTCCAAAGCATAAGGTTTTATCATCACAGTTTCAAGCATTGAAAGCTGGAGTTCATGCAATCGAG TCTATAATGCCTGAAGGTGCTATGATTGGAGCTTGGACTAAATCTGCTCATAAGTTATGGATTAAACGGCTCAGGCGTACTTCGTCATTGGCAGAACTTATGCAg GTGGTTGCTGATTTTGTTGGTGCCATCAATGAGGATTGGTTTTGTAATCTCCCAGAAGACCCTTCTGTTCGTATTCTAGATACTTTAGCGTCTTTTGCATCCTTACCCCAAACAACCTCTGCTCTTGCGTTCTGGTTGGTTAAATTGGATGCCTTCCTTTATTGCTATGTGTGGAAGGACCTGAAAAGCTGCTAG
- the LOC103500428 gene encoding homeobox-DDT domain protein RLT3 isoform X2, translating to MIFQMNQREAKARKVSKQASSVSADCCGEMAAPIKTHGIGKGLMTVWQATNPDAGNFPAGTIFGGRKFMDVSPVSTSSSEHSLRQGKRPPRQAKVKGRVGSKVQGKRKPLIKTRRVECNEEKSQKQLCYEKCELAWEGIKSQECIDQFAVLVDDEELELRELQARKHIITSCDHFMTNGVNSCSLCKDMLGKFPPNSVKMKQPFGMQPWDSSRDIGKKLFKVFNFLCTYAITLGVCSFTLDEFAESFHDKDSFLLGKVHVALLKLLFCDIEAELSNAYLTPLSKSCKFLALVHSLGSKDFALEVWKKSLNPLTWTEILRQVLVAAGFCSKQDALQKETLSKEMDLVSKYGLQRGTLKGELFIILSEQGNNGMKVSDLIRESKIVDLNVAGTTEELELQICSTLSSDITLFEKISPSAYRLRPSPATMDVDEFQSDTDFGSVDDIAASASICSSSYDSECDSEKLCAQRFKIQKSKNENPTVSTEIDVSHPGEAWLLGLMEDEYSGLSIEEKLNALVALIDLLSYGSSIRPKGTSTSCGIVDYASNIQHYGSGAKIKKSSVRGHNLSRSFLTSSGQLHSASIRYASLENHPIDSATAISKFQENSGSQVKGADKMKNAIYLHSMQSIFLGSDRRYNRYWLFLGPCDASDPGHRRVYFESSEDGHWEVIDTKEALCALLSVLDDRGKREAFLIESLEKRVVFLCEAMSNKRTRNLVSRSFTQSEQSDMDRIRESSYSPVSDVDNSLYQAESTGDTLPLSSAIVIEVKRKGEEEKQSWNRLQEFDSWM from the exons ATGATCTTCCAAATGAATCAAAGAGAAGCCAAAGCGAGAAAG GTTTCAAAGCAAGCTAGTTCAGTCTCAGCAGATTGCTGTGGGGAGATGGCTGCTCCGATTAAAACTCATGGTATTGGAAAAGGTCTGATGACAGTTTGGCAGGCAACGAATCCTGATGCTGGGAATTTTCCCGCCGGAACCATTTTTGGTGGCCGAAAATTTATGGATGTATCTCCAGTTTCAACTTCTTCATCTGAACATTCATTGCGGCAAGGGAAACGACCACCACGACAAGCTAAAGTGAAG GGAAGAGTGGGATCCAAAGTACAGGGAAAGAGAAAGCCATTAATTAAAACCAGACGG GTGGAATGTAATGAAGAAAAGAGTCAAAAGCAATTATGCTATGAAAAATGTGAACTGGCTTGGGAAGGAATTAAATCTCAAGAATGCATAGACCAATTTGCTGTACTGGTTGATGATGAAGAGTTGGAGCTAAGAGAGTTGCAAGCAAGAAAACATATTATCACTTCTTGTGATCACTTCATGACCAATGGTGTTAATAGTTGCTCGCTTTGTAAAG aTATGCTGGGCAAGTTTCCTCCAAATTCTGTGAAGATGAAACAACCATTTGGCATGCAACCTTGGGATTCATCTCGAGACATCGGCAAAAAACTATTCAAG GTCTTCAATTTTCTTTGTACATACGCCATAACATTAGGCGTATGCTCCTTCACCCTTGATGAGTTTGCTGAATCATTTCATGACAAG GATTCATTCTTACTTGGAAAGGTTCACGTGGCCCTTCTCAAACTACTATTTTGTGATATTGAGGCAGAACTTAGCAATGCATATTTGACTCCTCTGAGCAAGTCTTGCAAATTTCTTGCATTAGTTCATTCG CTTGGAAGTAAGGATTTTGCTCTTGAGGTATGGAAGAAATCATTGAACCCTTTAACATGGACCGAAATACTACGTCAAGTGTTGGTTGCAGCTGGTTTTTGTTCTAAGCAAGATGCATTGCAGAAGGAAACCCTTTCTAAG GAAATGGACCTTGTGTCTAAATATGGTCTGCAACGTGGGACTTTGAAGGGtgaattatttataattttatcagAGCAAGGAAACAATGGGATGAAGGTTTCTGATTTGATAAGGGAGTCCAAG ATTGTGGATCTGAACGTTGCCGGCACTACTGAAGAACTGGAGCTTCAAATATGTTCCACTTTGTCCAGTGATATAACTTTATTTGAAAAGATATCCCCATCTGCATATCGTCTCCGGCCTAGTCCTGCTACAATGGATGTTGATGAATTTCAGTCGGACACTGATTTTGGTAGTGTAGATGATATAGCAGCTAGTGCGTCAATATGCAGCAGTAGTTATGATTCTGAATGTGATTCAGAGAAATTGTGTGCTCAAAGATTTAAGATTCAGAAATCCAAAAATGAAAACCCAACTGTTTCCACAGAGATTGACGTAAGTCATCCAGGTGAAGCGTGGCTGTTAGGACTGATGGAAGATGAATATTCAGGTTTAAGCATTGAAGAGAAGTTGAATGCATTGGTGGCTTTAATTGATCTTCTTTCTTACGGATCAAGTATTAGGCCAAAG GGTACGTCAACATCTTGTGGCATTGTTGATTATGCTTCCAACATTCAACATTATGGTTCTGGAGCAAAAATAAAGAAGTCTTCTGTCAGGGGACACAACCTGTCAAGGTCATTCTTGACTAGCTCAGGACAATTGCATAGTGCAAGTATCAGATATGCTTCATTGGAAAACCATCCTATTGATTCAGCCACAGCAATCTCCAAGTTCCAAGAGAATTCAGGAAGTCAAGTAAAGGGCGCAGACAAGATGAAAAATGCTATTTACTTGCATTCAATGCAATCTATCTTTTTAGGTTCTGATCGTAGGTATAATAGATATTGGCTTTTTCTTGGTCCTTGTGATGCGTCTGATCCTGGTCATAGGAGGGTTTATTTTGAATCTTCGGAGGATGGGCATTGGGAAGTGATTGATACAAAAGAG GCTTTGTGTGCCTTGTTATCTGTGTTGGATGATAGAGGTAAGCGGGAAGCTTTCCTCATTGAATCTCTGGAGAAGCGTGTCGTATTTCTTTGTGAAGCCATGTCAAATAAGAGAACTAGGAATCTTGTAAGCAGGAGCTTTACGCAATCTGAACAATCTGATATGGACAGGATAAGAGAAAGCAGCTATTCTCCTGTGTCTGATGTTGATAATAGCCTATACCAAGCTGAGTCTACTGGTGATACTTTGCCTTTAAGTAGTGCTATAGTTATTGAAGTTAAAAGaaagggagaagaagaaaagcaaaGCTGGAATCGTCTCCAGGAATTTGATTCATGG ATGTGA